A genomic region of Streptomyces rimosus contains the following coding sequences:
- the hemC gene encoding hydroxymethylbilane synthase, with product MSADPPARELRIGTRTSPMALAQTTHVTRLLHALDPRLRIVTVPVQSEAGLWHGDLSGTGGKGLFVKALDARLQSGDIDLALHCLKDVPGDVPLREGLVVVAHLERADVRDALVVPEHSGVRRLDDLPHGARVGTASVRRRAQLLRLRPDLRIVPVRGAVGTRLDLLDGGREAHVELDALVLASAGLARLGLTHRARQVFETDELLPAVGAGVLSLECRRHDTALAALLEQLNHERTLTEATAERVMLQGLRGHCNSPIAGYCVTGPDGHLSLRGMVFSPDGTAFAQAHLRSDAPHDPAALGAHAATELLSQGARALIDTGAPL from the coding sequence GTGAGCGCCGATCCCCCCGCCCGCGAGCTGCGCATCGGGACCCGTACGAGCCCCATGGCGCTCGCCCAGACCACCCACGTCACCCGGCTGCTGCACGCACTCGACCCACGGCTGCGCATCGTGACCGTCCCGGTCCAGAGCGAGGCCGGCCTGTGGCACGGCGATCTGTCCGGCACCGGCGGGAAGGGCCTGTTCGTCAAGGCCCTGGACGCACGGTTGCAGAGCGGCGACATCGACCTCGCGCTGCACTGCCTCAAGGACGTACCCGGCGACGTGCCGCTCCGCGAGGGGCTGGTCGTCGTCGCGCATCTGGAGCGCGCCGACGTCCGGGACGCGCTGGTCGTGCCCGAACACTCCGGGGTGCGCCGCCTCGACGACCTCCCGCATGGCGCCCGGGTCGGCACCGCGTCCGTACGCCGCCGGGCCCAGCTCCTGCGGCTCCGCCCGGACCTGCGGATCGTGCCCGTACGCGGCGCCGTCGGCACCCGCCTGGACCTCCTGGACGGCGGGCGGGAGGCGCACGTCGAGCTGGACGCGCTGGTCCTGGCCAGTGCCGGGCTGGCCAGGCTGGGCCTGACGCACCGGGCACGGCAGGTCTTCGAGACGGACGAGCTGCTGCCGGCCGTCGGCGCCGGCGTCCTGTCCCTGGAGTGCCGCCGCCACGACACCGCCCTCGCCGCGCTGTTGGAACAGCTCAACCACGAACGGACGCTCACGGAGGCGACCGCCGAGCGGGTCATGCTCCAGGGGCTGCGCGGCCACTGCAACAGTCCCATCGCGGGGTACTGCGTCACCGGGCCCGACGGGCACCTCTCCTTGCGCGGCATGGTCTTCTCCCCGGACGGCACCGCGTTCGCGCAGGCGCACCTGCGCAGCGACGCACCGCACGATCCGGCCGCGCTGGGCGCGCACGCCGCGACCGAACTCCTCAGCCAGGGCGCCCGAGCGCTGATCGACACCGGGGCTCCTCTTTGA